The following coding sequences are from one Candidatus Tanganyikabacteria bacterium window:
- a CDS encoding PIN domain-containing protein codes for MIRILIDTTVLCGAIRSHRGVDMRLLMLARLGFYEPVITQEIVAEWVGKCRSGFGKPRIQYPPEIVEEFCDLLVPLLSPEMIRNVALGRAGGPLNPILKKGGKTIIQVPARQAHSGTAAIGGDTLALKDISDLHVIQAAIQYGCRYLCTYNKKDFPEGLSFGEVRFVAPERLVGLLTGGSA; via the coding sequence GTGATCCGGATCCTCATCGACACGACGGTTCTCTGCGGTGCCATCCGATCGCACCGCGGCGTGGACATGCGGCTGCTCATGCTCGCCCGCCTCGGCTTCTACGAGCCGGTCATCACCCAGGAGATCGTCGCGGAGTGGGTCGGGAAGTGCCGGTCCGGGTTTGGCAAGCCTAGGATCCAGTACCCGCCCGAGATCGTCGAGGAGTTCTGCGATTTGCTCGTGCCCCTGCTGTCGCCGGAGATGATCCGGAACGTGGCGCTCGGCCGGGCGGGCGGTCCGCTGAACCCGATCCTGAAGAAGGGAGGCAAGACGATCATCCAGGTCCCCGCCAGGCAAGCGCATTCCGGCACGGCCGCGATCGGCGGGGATACGCTCGCCCTCAAGGACATCTCCGACCTCCACGTCATCCAGGCGGCCATCCAGTACGGCTGTCGCTACCTCTGCACCTACAACAAGAAGGACTTCCCCGAAGGCCTGTCCTTCGGCGAGGTCAGGTTCGTCGCGCCCGAGCGCCTGGTCGGGCTGCTGACAGGGGGATCCGCGTAG
- a CDS encoding helix-turn-helix domain-containing protein, producing MATEGKPRPAKPGAAGKGAGTSASSSRRTGIRPETEGKRFYTPGEVAELFGVTPKTVSNWCDQGRLESIVTPSGHRRIPESAIRGGREYDAKLRSLQGRLDVINAPVPAGHTGAKDPDE from the coding sequence ATGGCGACCGAAGGAAAGCCCAGACCCGCCAAGCCAGGGGCGGCCGGCAAGGGGGCGGGCACGAGCGCTTCCAGCTCGCGGCGTACCGGAATCCGGCCGGAGACCGAAGGTAAGCGGTTCTACACGCCTGGTGAGGTCGCCGAGCTGTTCGGGGTCACCCCCAAGACGGTGTCTAACTGGTGCGATCAGGGGCGCCTGGAGTCCATCGTGACGCCGTCGGGCCACCGGCGGATCCCCGAGAGCGCGATCAGGGGCGGGCGAGAGTATGACGCGAAGCTCCGGAGCCTCCAGGGGAGGCTCGACGTCATCAACGCCCCCGTGCCCGCCGGCCACACCGGCGCCAAGGATCCGGACGAATAG
- a CDS encoding helix-turn-helix domain-containing protein: MDDWPKGRLLTPEEVSAILGVAVQTLARWRCNGSSDLKYVKVGKLVRYRPEDVKDYIGRRMA, encoded by the coding sequence ATGGACGATTGGCCGAAGGGCCGCCTCCTTACTCCCGAGGAGGTCTCGGCCATTCTCGGCGTCGCCGTCCAGACCCTGGCCCGGTGGCGCTGCAACGGTTCCTCGGATCTGAAGTACGTCAAGGTCGGAAAGCTGGTGCGCTACCGGCCTGAGGACGTGAAGGACTACATCGGCCGCCGCATGGCGTAG